The following coding sequences are from one Mytilus trossulus isolate FHL-02 unplaced genomic scaffold, PNRI_Mtr1.1.1.hap1 h1tg001381l__unscaffolded, whole genome shotgun sequence window:
- the LOC134704382 gene encoding NADH-ubiquinone oxidoreductase chain 6-like, with protein MRVIVICVILMAVFSIVLIAKQPISLGLVLLRGSIIACVEVALEVRRLLGFLLFLTYVRGVIVLFLYVLRIYPNEVYRFNLEFMVLVRRCCARAVLMGLMNYEYREISGSLFLSFMAERSGLRLYILIAGVLLFVILVVSYLCIKTMVPLRRVK; from the coding sequence atgagaGTTATAGTCATATGTGTAATTTTGATGGCTGTGTTTTCGATTGTCTTAATTGCCAAGCAACCTATTTCTTTAGGGCTAGTGCTATTGAGGGGGTCTATAATTGCATGTGTGGAGGTTGCACTGGAGGTTAGAAGGTTGTTAGGGTTCTTATTGTTCCTAACTTACGTTAGGGGTGTAATAGTCCTGTTCTTGTATGTTTTAAGGATCTACCCCAATGAAGTGTATCGTTTTAATCTAGAGTTTATGGTTCTCGTCAGAAGGTGTTGTGCCAGAGCGGTCCTTATGGGTCTTATGAATTACGAGTACAGAGAAATTAGCGGGTCTTTGTTTCTAAGTTTCATGGCTGAAAGAAGCGGGTTAAGGTTATATATCCTAATAGCTGGTGTGTTACTGTTTGTAATATTAGTGGTGTCGTATTTGTGCATAAAAACCATGGTGCCTTTACGAAGAGTAAAATAA